The Urbifossiella limnaea nucleotide sequence TCTGGAACACGTAGTAGTGCCGCACGTTGGGGAAGTCCTGCTTCCACGCCGCGGCCAGGTCGATGAAGTACTGCCGGTACGTCTCGTAGCCATACCCGCCGGTCGGGCCGTCGGCCCCCTGGTCGTTCTCCCCCTGGTGCCACAGCACGGCGCGGATCCCGTGCGTGAGCTTCGCCTGCTTCACCCGCCACAGGAGGCGGCCGTAGAGGGTCGTGAGGTCTTCCGGGTCGGCGGCGCGGCGCTGGTGCTGGTCGATGCGCGTCCCGCCGACGGCGCCGTTCAGGATGCACACCGGCACCTTGTGTTCCTCGACCAGCCGCCGGCCGAGTTCCATTCCCCAGTATCCGATCTGAAACGTCTCGCCGTCGCGACCGCGGTGAACGGCCTTCCCCCAAGCGGCCGCCGCCTTCGGGTTCCCGGACATGGTGCCGAAGGTACGAATCCAGTCGCTACGGAACGCCGGGTCGTCCTTGCCGAAGTCGGTGGCGACGGCGTTCGACTGGCCGGTGATGACGAATGCGTCCCCGCACACGAGGTTGCCCACGGCGTGGCGCACGGTCTCCCGGTTGCCGGTCTTCGTGCCGAACTCGACGCGATACTTCACCAGCCCCGCCCTTAGCCTGGTCGAGAGCGCGTACGACTTGTCGGCCGCGGGGGCGCCGGTCTCGGTCTTCACCAGGCGGTCGTCGGCGTAGAGTCGGAGGAACACCGCGTCGGCGGGCGCGTCGAGCGTGCCGTTGTAGTGCAACGTCCCCTCGCCGCCGTCGTCGCGGGCGTAGAACTGATTCTCCTCGGGCTTCTCCTCCTTCGCCGGCACGCGCCGCACCCACGGGTCGGTCGCCGGCTCGCGGACGGCGATGGTGGCGGTGCGCGTCGTCGGCGCGCCGCCGTTGCTCACCGTCGCCGTGACCGTCAGCGGGCCGCTGTTCTGGGCGCGTGTCAGCATCAGTTTCCCGGGCGCGACCTCCTTGATGACGGCGATGTCGCCGGCGTTCCAGGTGGTGGTCAACTCGCCGGCGCCCGCCGCGCGCATCGCGTCGAGGTTGGCGACCTCGGCGACGACTTCGATGGTGGCGCGCCCGTCCCACGTCGCCGGCGCGCGGAGCGTGAAGACCGGCTCGGGGATCGCTTCCGTGATCGTGACCGGGATATCCTTCGTCTTCACGCTGTCCGGGTAGACGGCTTTCAACTGGAGTGTCGCCGTCTGGTCGCCGACGACCCGGCCGGCGTCGAACGTGTACGCAAGCCGATCGACCGCCACCACCTGTTCGCGTCCGCCGCGTTTGAGCACCCAGTACAACTTCTCCGCGCCGCCGATCTCGGCGGTGACGGTCGCGCGGCCCCCCTCGGCGACGGCTATCTGCGTCGGCGTCACGGAGAACGCCCGCCCCGGCCGCACCACCGGGCCGACGAGCGTCTGGAACGGCTTCTGGTTCTCGTACTGAAGCCGGATCCACTCGGCGGAGCGGGCCACCTTCGACACCCGCACCTCGTCGATGTCGCCGGTGAACGTGTAGTTGTCGTACCAGCCGCCGAGCCACAGCCGGGCCGGGCTCTTGATCGCCAGCGGCGCCGACGGAGTCATCGTCACGCCGTCGAGGGCGCCGTTCACGTAGACTCGGGAGTTGCCCTTCTCGTACGTGTGGACGACGTGGACCCACTCCCCCCGGGGGATCGAACTCTTCCCGGCGACGTCCGCGCCCGAGAAGTAGCACTCCATCCGCACGTGCGGCGGGCTGCGGTAGTGCATCACCACCTTCCCCTGCCCGTGCTCGTTCCCCCACGCGAGGACGAACGAGTTGGGCGTCTCGGGGCGGAACCACGCCTCGGTGGTGTGCGGGCTCGACCCCGTGGGGTAGTCGGCGATCTTGTCGCCCCCGAACACCCCCTTGCGGCCGGGGAAGTGGCGAGCCGGGCCGATCACGCCGGCGGCCGGGGTCGTGCCGGTGTCCTTCGATGCGAGCGTGCCGACGTCGTCCGCGACCGGGCCGCTCATGTGCCAGACGCTGAGGAAGCCGTTCGACTCGTTGAAGACGGCCTTGCCGCTCGCCTCGCTCCTGGCGTCGGCCTTGCCCCAGTGGAGCTTGATTTCCTGCCGGGCGTTGCCGCGGATCTCGGGCACCCGCACCCACACGCTGGCGACGCCCTTCGCCGCGTCCCACTCCTCGATCTGGTAGGCGAGGGGCGTCCCGTCGGCCGCCGAGAACCGAAGGTCTTCCCCCCCGGTCTTTGTTTGGGCAAAGTCGAAAAAGTCCTTGTGCAGGCGGATCAGGAGTGGGAACCCCCGGACCGTCGCGGTCGCGGGAAGGTCGGCCCCGTCGGGCGTGGTGAGCACGACCACCGACCCCGCGTGCGCCCAGCCCTGGTACGCAGCGGACGCCGGTCCGGCGAGGGTCAGCAGCAGCAGAGGGCCCAGGGCGAGGGGCGCTTTCACTGTGGTTCTTCCTCCGGTTGACTCGGCCGCGGTCGGAGCGGATGTTGTGCGAGGAATTGGTGGCCGTGACCAGCGGTCGAGGTTTGCCCCGCCGGCGAAGTGGTTCGCCGTCGGAAGATCGGTGGCTCGTCCCAGACCAACATCTCGGACCCGCCGCTGTGGGCGCGGCCGGCGGGGGTGAACACGACCAGGTGGCCCGAGAATAGATCGGCGTCGAGCCGGGTGCGGGCCGGGTTCGCGAGCCGCATCGAACCCGATGCGGAGGTCGGCGGCGGCCCCGAGCCAGTGCTCGGTGGTGGGCGGGACAGTCGCCCTGCCGAACCCGGTTGGGCGGAGTACAAGAGTTCCCGCGCGAGGGCGCCCGGTTCGGGAGCCTGCGGCTCCGCGACCGGCCGGAGAAGGGTGGAAGAACCCGCCGGAGTGG carries:
- a CDS encoding DUF2341 domain-containing protein, with product MKAPLALGPLLLLTLAGPASAAYQGWAHAGSVVVLTTPDGADLPATATVRGFPLLIRLHKDFFDFAQTKTGGEDLRFSAADGTPLAYQIEEWDAAKGVASVWVRVPEIRGNARQEIKLHWGKADARSEASGKAVFNESNGFLSVWHMSGPVADDVGTLASKDTGTTPAAGVIGPARHFPGRKGVFGGDKIADYPTGSSPHTTEAWFRPETPNSFVLAWGNEHGQGKVVMHYRSPPHVRMECYFSGADVAGKSSIPRGEWVHVVHTYEKGNSRVYVNGALDGVTMTPSAPLAIKSPARLWLGGWYDNYTFTGDIDEVRVSKVARSAEWIRLQYENQKPFQTLVGPVVRPGRAFSVTPTQIAVAEGGRATVTAEIGGAEKLYWVLKRGGREQVVAVDRLAYTFDAGRVVGDQTATLQLKAVYPDSVKTKDIPVTITEAIPEPVFTLRAPATWDGRATIEVVAEVANLDAMRAAGAGELTTTWNAGDIAVIKEVAPGKLMLTRAQNSGPLTVTATVSNGGAPTTRTATIAVREPATDPWVRRVPAKEEKPEENQFYARDDGGEGTLHYNGTLDAPADAVFLRLYADDRLVKTETGAPAADKSYALSTRLRAGLVKYRVEFGTKTGNRETVRHAVGNLVCGDAFVITGQSNAVATDFGKDDPAFRSDWIRTFGTMSGNPKAAAAWGKAVHRGRDGETFQIGYWGMELGRRLVEEHKVPVCILNGAVGGTRIDQHQRRAADPEDLTTLYGRLLWRVKQAKLTHGIRAVLWHQGENDQGADGPTGGYGYETYRQYFIDLAAAWKQDFPNVRHYYVFQIWPKSCSMGINGSDNRLREVQRTLPTAFSNLSVMSTLGINPPGGCHFPAAGYAEFARLITPLVERDFYGKKSAVPITPPNLRGARYVAADEVVLEFDQPVRWDAALAGEFTMDGEKGKVASGAVAGNRLTLKLASPSQARHITYLDSKAWSQARLLRGANGLAALTFCEVPIEAPRP